In Bythopirellula goksoeyrii, a single window of DNA contains:
- a CDS encoding bile acid:sodium symporter family protein: MDESLEKRKRIPDPVPDEGISALLKWIHIHFLWLLIGCYVFAAFLPEPGLVIRKLSWGNPYAGEITAPMLLLAVLLFCAAAVVRWEQVWQLLLRPGILIMGLVCIWLVPSLFVGMLGWVVPLLLGETATSGTLVGLALVAAMPVANSSVAWTQNSRGNVALGLGLIVLTILLSPLATPQVLKLMGLALSPQDTAHSEELVKRFTGTFFIVWVILPSLAGMLFNRIVGAELIERKRSWIRFVSALALLALNYTNASLALPGLFERPVWRAIFLAGGLAVALQLLGVASAWLLARMTSLDRESTTALVFAFSMKHTGLALVLAGEVLQQEPRVILLIVLATLLQHILAGFVDRYLTRHTTALS, from the coding sequence GTGGATGAATCCCTAGAGAAGCGCAAACGGATTCCTGATCCAGTTCCTGATGAGGGAATCTCTGCTCTGCTTAAGTGGATTCATATCCATTTCTTGTGGCTCTTGATTGGATGCTACGTCTTTGCCGCTTTTCTGCCTGAACCAGGTTTGGTGATCCGCAAGCTGTCCTGGGGGAATCCCTATGCCGGTGAGATAACGGCTCCTATGCTGTTATTGGCGGTTCTCTTGTTTTGCGCTGCTGCTGTTGTGCGTTGGGAACAAGTCTGGCAGCTCCTACTGCGACCAGGCATCTTGATCATGGGGTTAGTATGTATCTGGCTGGTACCGAGTCTATTTGTGGGAATGCTGGGATGGGTAGTTCCGCTACTACTCGGAGAAACAGCCACGAGTGGAACTCTGGTCGGTTTGGCACTAGTAGCTGCCATGCCAGTGGCAAATTCTTCGGTCGCTTGGACTCAAAACTCGCGAGGAAATGTCGCCCTCGGATTGGGGCTGATTGTACTCACGATCTTGCTCAGCCCCTTAGCAACCCCGCAAGTACTCAAGCTAATGGGGCTAGCACTCTCGCCGCAGGACACGGCGCACAGTGAAGAACTGGTGAAGCGATTTACTGGGACGTTCTTCATCGTATGGGTCATTTTGCCTTCGCTGGCTGGGATGTTGTTCAATCGGATTGTGGGGGCAGAGTTAATCGAACGAAAGAGAAGCTGGATTCGTTTTGTCAGTGCGCTGGCACTCTTGGCTCTCAATTATACGAACGCTTCTCTGGCATTGCCTGGGCTGTTTGAACGGCCAGTTTGGCGAGCCATTTTTCTGGCTGGCGGGTTGGCAGTTGCTCTACAACTACTTGGAGTTGCCAGCGCCTGGTTGCTTGCCCGCATGACTTCGCTAGACCGGGAATCGACTACCGCACTTGTTTTTGCCTTCAGCATGAAACACACAGGGTTGGCGCTCGTGTTGGCAGGCGAGGTCCTTCAGCAAGAACCGCGTGTTATCTTGCTGATCGTGCTCGCGACCTTATTGCAGCATATTCTGGCTGGCTTTGTGGATAGGTATTTGACAAGGCACACAACTGCGCTCAGTTGA
- a CDS encoding DUF480 domain-containing protein: MNLEAAPESEGPRWQPLDRTERRVLGTLVEKAKTTPDNYPLSLNALVNGCNQKSNRFPQMQLDEEHVDDAIENLRKVGAVATIQGDGRVDKFRHLAYDWLGVDKRELAVMAELLLRGAQTMGELRARAARMEPISGLSELRPLVESLRQKKLVILLTPPGRGCVLTHALYQEQELAKVRAEHGNAVVGDEPLSDEEDTPASTATRSSVQAAPTQIVHREESGDLKRELAELREELSGEIHQLRSELEDLKQQLGV, encoded by the coding sequence ATGAATCTTGAAGCAGCCCCCGAATCAGAAGGACCTCGCTGGCAGCCGCTCGATCGCACTGAACGGCGCGTCTTGGGGACACTGGTCGAAAAAGCGAAAACGACACCTGATAATTATCCCCTCTCCCTCAACGCATTGGTCAATGGCTGCAATCAGAAAAGCAATCGCTTCCCCCAGATGCAGCTCGACGAAGAGCATGTCGACGACGCCATCGAGAATCTGCGTAAGGTCGGTGCCGTGGCGACAATTCAGGGAGATGGACGTGTCGACAAGTTTCGGCATCTGGCCTATGACTGGTTAGGAGTCGACAAACGCGAGCTTGCTGTGATGGCGGAGTTGTTGCTGCGAGGTGCCCAGACCATGGGAGAACTGCGTGCCCGCGCTGCTCGAATGGAGCCAATTTCAGGTCTTTCTGAATTGCGGCCTCTGGTGGAGAGCCTGCGGCAGAAGAAGCTGGTCATTCTGCTCACGCCTCCGGGTCGTGGCTGCGTACTGACCCATGCCCTGTATCAAGAGCAGGAATTAGCCAAAGTTCGGGCGGAGCATGGCAACGCCGTCGTGGGGGACGAACCGTTATCCGATGAAGAAGATACACCGGCCTCCACAGCGACCCGTTCATCGGTTCAAGCTGCACCCACGCAGATTGTTCATCGCGAGGAGTCAGGCGATCTCAAACGGGAATTGGCCGAACTTCGCGAGGAACTTTCTGGAGAGATCCACCAATTGCGAAGCGAATTGGAAGATTTGAAACAGCAGCTAGGCGTGTGA
- a CDS encoding sugar ABC transporter permease gives MKESLLITLSRHLLLLVFAAISIYPVLTVLSISLRPGDQLQSTDLSIIPPNWTFAAYRELFTEQPFLRWLGNSLLVSTLVTFTGVVLASIGGYALSRFNFIGRQATMLAILTTQMFPATMLLLPLYILIAKLHLVDTFLGLLVFYVSTALPFCIWQMKGFYDTIPPSLEEAAHIDGCSRASAFWLIILPIAVPGLVITALFSFMTAWSEYIVAAQVLQDRDMFTLPLGIKSFQASMSTQWALYAAASLLVSVPVVIVFLALSRYLVSGMTLGAVKE, from the coding sequence ATGAAAGAATCATTACTTATCACCTTGTCTCGCCACTTGCTGCTCTTGGTCTTCGCGGCCATCAGCATCTATCCCGTGCTGACGGTATTATCGATTTCGCTCAGGCCGGGCGACCAACTGCAATCGACTGATTTGTCGATTATTCCTCCCAATTGGACTTTCGCCGCTTATCGAGAACTGTTTACCGAGCAACCTTTCTTACGTTGGCTGGGGAACTCTCTGTTGGTGTCGACTCTCGTTACTTTCACAGGAGTAGTGCTTGCCTCGATTGGAGGTTATGCGTTGAGCCGATTCAATTTCATCGGGCGGCAAGCCACGATGCTGGCGATTCTGACCACCCAGATGTTCCCTGCCACGATGTTGCTACTTCCTCTTTACATCTTGATTGCCAAATTACACTTGGTAGATACCTTCTTGGGACTGTTAGTATTCTACGTTTCTACTGCACTCCCCTTTTGCATTTGGCAAATGAAAGGCTTCTATGACACGATCCCTCCCTCGCTCGAAGAGGCGGCCCATATTGATGGCTGTAGCCGAGCCAGCGCTTTCTGGCTTATCATCCTGCCCATTGCAGTCCCGGGCTTGGTGATCACGGCCCTTTTCAGCTTCATGACCGCCTGGAGTGAATACATCGTGGCTGCTCAGGTATTGCAAGACCGCGATATGTTTACGCTGCCACTTGGAATCAAAAGCTTTCAGGCGAGTATGTCGACGCAGTGGGCACTCTATGCCGCCGCATCGTTGCTGGTGAGTGTGCCCGTGGTAATCGTGTTCCTGGCCTTGAGCCGTTACCTTGTATCAGGCATGACTCTTGGAGCGGTGAAGGAATGA
- a CDS encoding extracellular solute-binding protein, with amino-acid sequence MGSQSRGGQCILTLFALAYLFLLGGCSQNDPRRSITLWHQMVPRDRVMLDKLVEEFEAAHPEIDVRTLYKETEELRSGFQTAALAGIGPELVYGPSDVLGTFHAMGIVGDMSPWVNSEEAGEFVEGALTYLPAPNDSEHRMLLQVPDRFGNHLALVYNRKFIAEPPVTTAEMVDLAVANTLDSDRDGRQDRYGLVWNFVEPFFAIPFLTGYGAWVFDESGQPVPALDTPESVSAYQFILSLQQEHGVVPRNCDYETADSLFKSGKAAMIINGDWSWTDYLETEEIDAAIAPLPVVSATGKPMAPMISPKGYSLNALVSPQATEDAMQFVQFMTSSESQRKFMELVRILPSRKKLLDDPLIREDPTLAASKEQFDRGRIMPVDVEMRAVWDAMRPPYQTLLGGNTTPAAAARQMQQNALHSIEIIQQESVSTAFLWLWQLAGLAICGGLVFWQRKSLMGLLPDMRRQPFTYLLIAPALVVMFATVVFPFFYNVLLSLSNMSLHNFQEWSIVGLRNYVDVFTEAKFFGVLLKTLVWTVVNVVFHVGIGVALAIALNGPIRGKPLYRVLLIIPWAVPAYITALTWRSMFHYDYGAVNLLLGEFLGIPPLNWLGEPGLAFTACIVANVWLGYPFMMVIALGGLQGIPQELYEAARIDGANRWQQFRNVTLPLLKPVLAPAVVLGGIWTFNNLNVIWLVSNGGEPADQTHILVSYVYKAVFSFYRYGYGAALSMVIFVLLLAVSLYSLHRTRATESVYT; translated from the coding sequence ATGGGTTCTCAATCACGTGGCGGGCAATGCATTTTGACTTTATTTGCCCTGGCGTATCTGTTCCTCCTTGGCGGCTGCTCCCAAAATGACCCTCGGCGGAGCATAACCTTGTGGCACCAAATGGTGCCTCGCGATCGGGTCATGCTCGACAAGCTTGTCGAGGAATTTGAAGCCGCCCATCCAGAAATCGATGTGCGAACACTCTACAAGGAAACTGAAGAACTGAGGAGCGGTTTCCAGACGGCCGCCTTGGCAGGCATCGGGCCTGAACTAGTTTATGGCCCCTCCGACGTGCTGGGCACATTTCACGCAATGGGAATTGTCGGCGACATGAGTCCCTGGGTGAACTCGGAAGAAGCTGGTGAGTTTGTCGAGGGAGCACTCACTTATCTGCCTGCCCCCAATGACTCTGAGCACCGCATGCTATTGCAGGTTCCTGATCGATTCGGCAATCACTTGGCCCTGGTATACAACCGTAAGTTCATCGCGGAACCACCTGTAACCACCGCTGAAATGGTTGATCTGGCAGTGGCCAATACGCTCGACTCCGATCGTGATGGACGCCAAGATCGCTATGGGTTGGTGTGGAACTTCGTCGAACCTTTTTTTGCGATCCCTTTTCTAACTGGTTATGGAGCCTGGGTATTCGACGAATCAGGCCAACCCGTGCCCGCATTGGATACCCCTGAAAGCGTCTCCGCCTATCAGTTCATTCTTTCCTTGCAGCAAGAGCATGGGGTCGTGCCAAGAAACTGTGACTACGAGACCGCCGATTCGCTGTTCAAATCAGGGAAGGCTGCCATGATCATCAATGGCGACTGGAGTTGGACCGACTATTTGGAAACCGAGGAAATTGATGCGGCCATTGCCCCCCTACCTGTAGTAAGTGCAACTGGCAAACCGATGGCGCCGATGATATCTCCCAAAGGTTATTCACTCAACGCCTTGGTCAGCCCCCAGGCAACAGAAGATGCAATGCAATTTGTCCAGTTTATGACTAGCTCAGAATCACAGCGCAAATTTATGGAACTGGTGCGAATCTTGCCTTCTCGTAAAAAGCTGCTCGACGATCCGCTGATCCGCGAAGATCCGACGCTCGCTGCCTCGAAAGAGCAGTTTGACCGGGGCCGAATCATGCCCGTGGATGTCGAAATGCGAGCCGTCTGGGATGCGATGCGTCCCCCGTACCAGACTCTCCTGGGAGGCAACACGACTCCCGCCGCTGCGGCGCGCCAGATGCAGCAGAATGCACTACATTCGATCGAGATCATTCAGCAGGAATCAGTAAGCACAGCGTTTCTCTGGCTCTGGCAACTGGCGGGGCTTGCGATATGCGGTGGCTTGGTTTTCTGGCAACGCAAAAGTTTGATGGGGCTCCTACCTGATATGCGTCGTCAGCCATTCACCTATCTGCTCATTGCCCCAGCGCTGGTTGTCATGTTTGCCACGGTCGTCTTTCCGTTTTTCTACAATGTGTTGCTTTCACTTTCCAACATGTCGCTCCACAATTTCCAGGAGTGGTCGATTGTCGGCCTCCGCAACTACGTAGATGTATTCACCGAAGCGAAGTTTTTCGGGGTGTTGCTGAAAACCTTGGTCTGGACGGTCGTCAATGTTGTATTTCATGTGGGGATCGGCGTGGCCTTGGCGATTGCGCTCAATGGCCCGATACGCGGCAAGCCCCTCTATCGGGTCCTGCTGATCATTCCTTGGGCGGTGCCGGCCTACATTACCGCGCTCACTTGGCGGAGCATGTTTCACTATGACTACGGTGCGGTGAACCTGCTCTTGGGAGAATTCTTAGGAATCCCGCCGCTCAACTGGCTCGGAGAACCTGGCCTCGCATTCACTGCGTGCATCGTAGCGAATGTTTGGTTGGGATATCCCTTTATGATGGTGATCGCTTTAGGTGGCTTGCAGGGTATTCCGCAGGAACTCTATGAGGCTGCGCGGATCGATGGGGCCAACCGCTGGCAACAATTTCGCAACGTTACGCTCCCGCTGTTAAAACCTGTGCTCGCTCCGGCCGTCGTTCTCGGTGGCATTTGGACTTTCAACAATCTGAATGTCATCTGGCTGGTCTCCAACGGTGGTGAGCCGGCTGACCAGACGCATATCCTTGTCTCGTATGTTTACAAAGCCGTTTTCAGTTTCTATCGCTACGGCTATGGAGCTGCCTTGTCGATGGTAATCTTTGTACTATTGCTCGCTGTTAGCTTGTATTCTCTACATCGTACCCGCGCAACTGAGAGTGTTTATACGTAA
- a CDS encoding MFS transporter, which produces MSTPSAEIAELMTSATRTAVSSPEPIATQEETTLPWFYGWVILPLAIMMMLATSPGQTFGVSYFNEQFIAEFGLSNTALSSTYLAATLLAALSLTSIGSLIDRFGIRRMAIGGFVAMAGACVVASQATGLATLFVSFLLLRTFGPGTMTLLANNTLAAWFDRRLGLASSIAQVSMAGAWGLVPIAIVALIDSVGWRGTYVVFAAIMIGGFLPLVAVLLRESPREIGQVPDGLRFHAAKRKSFSYGNELNLSESMQHRAYWILLISTAVWSLIGTGLVFHLVGVFRSQGFTAQDSTAAVTSVAFAMAATQVVGGILADRLAMRWLLVVAMSLIGLGCVVLAGAADRDMLVLGYGTYGCGQGIKSVIAGTAWARYFGRSHLGKIRGTSLTAAVGASAVGPVVMGVSVDYLEGFTPSLWLFATLAGVCAVAAFWATPPLVSVKHSHA; this is translated from the coding sequence ATGTCCACCCCGAGCGCAGAGATTGCGGAGTTGATGACTTCTGCCACACGAACGGCAGTTTCATCCCCGGAGCCCATTGCTACCCAAGAAGAGACCACCTTACCCTGGTTTTATGGCTGGGTGATTCTTCCGCTAGCAATCATGATGATGTTGGCAACGAGTCCAGGGCAGACTTTTGGTGTTAGCTATTTTAACGAGCAATTCATCGCCGAATTTGGCTTGAGCAATACGGCATTGTCCAGTACCTACTTGGCGGCAACCCTACTAGCTGCCTTGTCATTGACTTCGATTGGGTCTCTTATCGACCGTTTCGGCATACGCCGGATGGCAATTGGAGGATTTGTCGCAATGGCTGGAGCTTGTGTAGTGGCCTCCCAGGCCACTGGACTTGCAACCCTATTTGTTTCCTTCCTACTCTTACGAACGTTCGGCCCTGGCACGATGACCCTGCTTGCCAACAATACTTTAGCGGCTTGGTTTGATCGTCGCTTGGGACTGGCCAGCAGTATCGCACAGGTCTCGATGGCAGGGGCGTGGGGCCTCGTACCGATAGCGATCGTGGCGCTTATCGATTCGGTCGGTTGGCGGGGGACATATGTAGTCTTTGCCGCGATCATGATAGGCGGATTCTTGCCTCTCGTTGCTGTGCTGTTGCGTGAATCCCCTCGCGAAATTGGGCAGGTTCCCGATGGTCTAAGATTTCACGCCGCGAAACGCAAATCTTTCAGCTACGGCAATGAACTCAATTTGAGCGAATCAATGCAGCACCGTGCCTATTGGATTCTCCTGATTTCTACGGCAGTCTGGTCGCTCATCGGAACCGGACTTGTATTCCATTTGGTCGGGGTCTTTCGCTCTCAAGGCTTCACAGCACAGGACTCAACTGCCGCAGTGACATCAGTTGCATTTGCGATGGCCGCGACTCAAGTAGTGGGGGGAATCTTGGCAGATCGTCTGGCAATGCGTTGGTTGCTTGTCGTCGCAATGTCGCTGATCGGCTTGGGATGTGTAGTTCTCGCTGGTGCTGCCGACAGGGATATGCTCGTCCTTGGGTACGGAACCTATGGCTGCGGCCAGGGGATAAAATCAGTGATTGCCGGCACCGCTTGGGCCCGCTACTTCGGGCGCTCGCATCTGGGAAAGATCCGTGGCACATCACTTACCGCCGCGGTGGGAGCGAGCGCCGTCGGCCCCGTGGTGATGGGAGTCAGCGTAGATTATTTGGAAGGGTTCACCCCTTCACTCTGGTTGTTCGCTACGCTGGCAGGCGTCTGCGCTGTGGCAGCTTTCTGGGCGACACCGCCACTCGTGTCAGTAAAGCATTCACACGCCTAG
- a CDS encoding STAS domain-containing protein codes for MRIDRGPDWLIVQLTPTDEPFDNLADRLWSLLDQHFVYRLVLEMDTIDFFPSQLMGQLVMLHKRVLKHGGALRLSGLSPECLEALHVCRLDQALPHFSTRCEAVHAGQLART; via the coding sequence ATGAGAATCGATCGCGGACCCGATTGGTTGATCGTGCAGCTAACGCCCACGGATGAACCTTTCGACAACTTGGCCGACCGTTTATGGTCCTTGCTAGACCAACATTTCGTCTATCGGCTTGTGCTTGAGATGGACACCATTGATTTCTTTCCCAGCCAATTGATGGGTCAGTTGGTCATGTTACACAAGCGAGTACTCAAACATGGGGGGGCACTAAGATTGTCGGGCCTTTCACCAGAGTGTCTTGAAGCTCTGCATGTTTGCCGCTTAGATCAGGCCTTACCGCATTTTTCCACCCGTTGCGAAGCGGTTCATGCCGGACAGTTGGCACGCACTTAG
- the alaS gene encoding alanine--tRNA ligase: MKTDELREKYLAFFETKGHTRVASDVLVPTWDPSVLFTPAGMNQFKDHFLGKVKLDYTRATSCQKCLRTGDIDNVGRTAYHHTFFEMLGNFSFGDYFKRDAINWAWEFLTDKKWLGISPERLSVTVYLDDDEAAEIWSKDVGLAVARIERLEEDENFWPASAPSQGPDGVCGPCSEIYFHPDQGKSVEIWNLVFTQFNRVGDPPDNLRPLPSKNIDTGMGLERTVATLQGVPTNYHIDNLMPIVQAAAEVCGVKYALDTDAGRRCRRITDHVRACTFAVHENVYPGANKEKYVVKRLLRRAVLDGHQLGLREPFLHKLVPEVVEAMRNAYPELAETADRVAGVIQQEEANFFGTIDAGLNRIDRVFDEMRSDNRVKVEGEVAAELYQTYGVPPELFEALAAEHNLTFDWDGYTRAMEVHGEASGKVQHTVMGAKGPLDSLKHALHSTPFLGYETTEAEAVVKGIVVGEAPEDHLCDELNDQSHKSVRVVLDQSPFYGESGGQVGDTGRLVGEDFEFTVTDTQKDGHLIVHIGQLTKGIIREGDAVQAVVDTERRQGIRRAHSATHILHHALQKHLGSHAQQQGSKVDCDWLRFDFTNLSPVTAEQIGAITQDVHKLVEGAEQVKWETLPLAEARKLGAMMLFGEKYPDPVRMVSMGSFSKELCGGTHLTNTSEVEAFEVVTEEGVSAGTRRIVALTGPQAIRYSEQISEAVQSAAETIDCPQLALAENVSDLLEKQRELKKLLTSGGTLPSRDASGVATNISDEIPNSAQAKEILTQVAKMLSVTPLAVPERVAAVNEEVAVLREKLTQRAAAGPMSADSLLEVATDVGDVRVVVAEVPTADANLMRQLIDQIRQKVVLSAILLASTEGDDKVTLVAGISKDLQARGGHAGNWIKPVAQALGGGGGGRPDLAQAGGKEPSRLPEALEVARQKIVSMLDK, from the coding sequence ATGAAAACCGACGAACTCCGCGAAAAATATCTGGCATTCTTTGAAACGAAGGGCCACACCCGTGTTGCCAGCGACGTACTGGTTCCCACCTGGGATCCTTCGGTACTGTTTACCCCTGCGGGGATGAACCAGTTCAAAGATCATTTTCTTGGCAAAGTAAAATTAGACTATACCCGTGCCACCAGCTGTCAGAAATGTTTGCGAACCGGCGACATCGACAACGTCGGCCGCACGGCCTATCACCACACCTTCTTCGAAATGTTGGGAAACTTCAGCTTCGGCGACTATTTCAAACGCGATGCGATCAACTGGGCATGGGAGTTTCTCACAGATAAGAAATGGCTTGGTATTTCTCCTGAGAGACTCAGCGTCACCGTGTATCTTGATGACGATGAAGCCGCAGAGATCTGGTCTAAGGACGTTGGACTTGCCGTTGCCAGGATTGAGCGGCTCGAGGAAGATGAGAATTTCTGGCCTGCCAGTGCCCCCAGTCAGGGCCCCGACGGAGTCTGTGGTCCCTGTAGTGAAATCTATTTTCATCCCGATCAAGGGAAATCGGTAGAGATTTGGAATCTAGTTTTCACACAATTCAATCGCGTGGGTGATCCTCCCGACAATCTGCGACCACTTCCTTCAAAGAATATCGATACCGGCATGGGACTGGAACGGACGGTGGCCACCTTGCAGGGAGTGCCAACCAACTACCACATCGACAACCTCATGCCGATCGTTCAAGCCGCTGCGGAAGTTTGCGGTGTAAAATACGCGCTCGACACCGACGCTGGTCGACGTTGTCGACGGATCACGGACCACGTTCGCGCATGCACCTTCGCTGTCCATGAGAACGTCTATCCGGGGGCCAATAAGGAAAAATACGTCGTCAAACGCCTACTCCGTCGTGCCGTGCTCGATGGTCACCAGTTAGGACTTCGAGAACCATTTCTACATAAGTTGGTCCCCGAGGTGGTCGAAGCCATGCGGAATGCCTACCCCGAGTTGGCCGAGACCGCCGACCGCGTTGCCGGAGTGATTCAGCAGGAAGAAGCCAACTTCTTCGGCACGATTGACGCCGGTCTCAACCGAATTGACCGAGTGTTTGACGAAATGCGAAGTGATAACCGCGTCAAAGTCGAGGGAGAAGTCGCCGCCGAATTGTACCAAACCTATGGTGTCCCACCGGAGTTGTTCGAGGCACTTGCTGCCGAACACAATCTTACGTTCGACTGGGATGGTTACACACGTGCGATGGAAGTTCACGGCGAGGCGTCGGGAAAGGTTCAGCACACGGTCATGGGTGCCAAAGGGCCACTGGACTCGCTTAAACACGCGCTGCACAGCACCCCTTTCCTGGGTTATGAAACTACCGAGGCCGAAGCCGTTGTGAAGGGAATCGTGGTTGGTGAGGCCCCCGAGGATCATTTGTGCGACGAACTCAACGACCAGAGCCACAAGTCGGTTCGAGTCGTGCTGGACCAATCTCCCTTCTACGGCGAAAGCGGTGGTCAGGTGGGAGACACAGGCCGACTTGTCGGCGAAGATTTCGAGTTCACTGTGACCGACACCCAGAAAGACGGTCATTTGATCGTTCATATTGGGCAGCTTACCAAAGGAATCATACGAGAGGGTGATGCCGTCCAGGCGGTCGTTGATACTGAACGTCGCCAAGGGATTCGCCGCGCTCACTCTGCGACGCATATTCTGCACCACGCTTTGCAAAAGCACTTGGGTTCCCACGCCCAACAGCAGGGGAGCAAAGTGGATTGCGATTGGCTACGCTTTGACTTCACCAATCTTAGCCCTGTTACTGCGGAGCAAATTGGTGCGATTACGCAAGATGTACACAAACTCGTTGAAGGAGCTGAGCAGGTAAAGTGGGAGACCTTGCCCCTGGCAGAGGCACGCAAACTGGGAGCGATGATGCTCTTCGGCGAAAAATATCCCGACCCGGTCCGGATGGTATCGATGGGAAGCTTTAGTAAGGAACTATGTGGAGGTACCCATCTTACCAACACCAGCGAGGTTGAGGCTTTCGAAGTGGTCACCGAAGAAGGAGTCTCGGCTGGCACGCGCCGCATTGTGGCACTTACAGGCCCCCAGGCAATACGGTACTCCGAGCAAATCTCGGAAGCTGTCCAAAGTGCGGCTGAGACGATCGATTGTCCACAACTGGCCCTAGCTGAGAATGTCTCCGATTTGTTGGAAAAACAGCGAGAACTAAAAAAGCTACTCACTTCAGGGGGGACACTTCCAAGTCGCGACGCGAGTGGAGTGGCAACTAACATTAGCGACGAAATACCGAATTCTGCCCAAGCAAAGGAAATTCTCACCCAAGTTGCCAAGATGCTTTCCGTGACACCCCTGGCTGTGCCTGAACGGGTGGCCGCAGTCAATGAAGAGGTGGCCGTCTTGCGTGAAAAGTTGACCCAGCGGGCCGCTGCAGGGCCAATGTCTGCGGATTCCCTGCTTGAAGTTGCGACAGACGTGGGCGATGTTCGAGTTGTGGTGGCCGAAGTCCCTACGGCCGACGCGAACTTGATGCGGCAATTGATCGACCAAATCCGACAAAAAGTCGTCTTGAGTGCGATACTTTTGGCCAGCACCGAGGGGGATGACAAAGTAACCCTCGTAGCAGGTATCTCAAAAGACTTGCAAGCCCGAGGAGGCCATGCAGGAAACTGGATTAAACCAGTTGCACAAGCCTTGGGAGGAGGAGGTGGAGGCCGGCCAGATTTAGCACAGGCTGGCGGCAAAGAACCTAGCCGACTACCAGAGGCTTTAGAAGTAGCTCGACAAAAGATTGTCTCCATGCTCGATAAGTAG
- a CDS encoding Clp protease/crotonase-like domain-containing protein, with product MTQVHNEEDNRVPEIAITGDLTEHESELTDRLLDIEPGGQCTFYFDSPGGSPYCAVSLMTIIRLRGLRATGVVTGECSSAALWPFAACERRFVSPYSVLLFHPMKWQSEENVGLAEAAEWARHFGHLEKDMDALLADLFGVSRDMMRSWINPGKYVSGSELAGAGLAELITAADLVSPTGIFHLLHPDEAQDATSPEVSKPKLRKAP from the coding sequence ATGACGCAGGTCCACAACGAAGAAGACAATCGAGTCCCCGAAATCGCCATCACGGGGGATCTTACCGAACACGAGTCCGAACTCACTGATCGCCTCTTGGATATAGAACCTGGCGGTCAGTGTACTTTCTATTTCGACTCGCCAGGTGGCAGTCCCTATTGTGCCGTTTCGTTGATGACGATCATTCGCTTGCGGGGCTTACGGGCGACCGGGGTTGTCACGGGCGAATGTTCTTCGGCAGCTTTATGGCCGTTCGCCGCTTGTGAACGCCGGTTCGTATCGCCCTACAGTGTCTTACTGTTCCATCCAATGAAATGGCAAAGCGAAGAAAATGTGGGACTTGCTGAAGCCGCAGAGTGGGCACGCCATTTTGGTCATCTAGAAAAAGACATGGATGCGCTGCTGGCCGATCTGTTTGGTGTGTCTCGCGACATGATGCGCAGTTGGATCAATCCCGGGAAGTATGTTTCGGGGAGCGAGTTGGCTGGCGCCGGGTTAGCAGAGTTGATCACCGCAGCCGATCTTGTCAGTCCAACGGGAATCTTTCATCTGCTCCATCCAGACGAGGCACAGGATGCAACTTCACCTGAAGTGAGCAAGCCGAAACTCCGCAAGGCACCGTAA